In the genome of Dermacentor silvarum isolate Dsil-2018 chromosome 1, BIME_Dsil_1.4, whole genome shotgun sequence, one region contains:
- the LOC119458770 gene encoding myosin regulatory light polypeptide 9 — translation MSKRGKSDSTKRRAQRATSNVFAMFEQNQIAEFKEAFQMIDSNKDGFVDKNDLRATWDSLGRIIPEKDLDGMIAEATGPINFTMFLTIFGERVSGTDPEDVIRNAFKTFDKSGSGKISEKELKKALMTWGEKFQESEVDEVLKEAPIDRDGNIDINSYVKIICGGTDDEE, via the exons TCCAAGCGCGGAAAGAGTGACTCCACCAAGAGGCGCGCCCAGCGGGCCACTTCCAACGTGTTCGCCATGTTCGAACAGAACCAGATCGCCGAGTTCAAAGAG GCATTCCAGATGATCGACTCCAACAAGGACGGCTTCGTCGACAAGAACGACTTGCGAGCAACCTGGGACTCACTCG GCAGGATCATCCCCGAGAAGGATCTGGACGGCATGATCGCCGAGGCCACGGGCCCCATCAACTTCACCATGTTCCTCACCATCTTCGGCGAGCGTGTCTCGG GGACCGATCCGGAAGACGTCATAAGGAACGCCTTCAAGACATTCGACAAATCTGGCAGTGGAAAGATTAGCGAGAAAGA attgaaGAAGGCTCTCATGACTTGGGGAGAAAAGTTTCAGGAATCTGAG GTGGACGAGGTGCTGAAGGAGGCGCCCATCGACCGGGACGGCAACATCGACATCAACTCGTACGTGAAGATCATCTGCGGCGGCACGGACGACGAGGAATGA